TACTTTTAGCGAGTcctttcttaaatattttttgtccTTCACATCTAACTAAACTGTGATGTTATCCTCCTAGGTGTATGACCACAAGGTCTTTAAGTATTATGAAAATCCCCGGGAGTTGCTGAATGGGATAAAAGACAATGAACATATTGTGGCATATCGGTTCAAGCAGATGCACAAAGGACCAGGAAAAGTCAAACTAGAAATTCTTCATGGGGAGCAGGAAAAGTTAGCTTGCTTACTTGAAAATCTGTcattaaagaatttttttccttcttgaGTTCCGCTTCTAATGGATTATAACTCTCAAATTTCACAGGTCTAGTGACAGGGGCCCAAAGTGTTTTGGAACTCCCCTAGTCACTTATATCAACAAAGAACCACTTAGTGGAACAGACATTGCTACTAGCATCTCTGGATTGTTGTCACCTCTACGCCGGGTTCATATGTCATGTGTAGTTAATAGTGGAAACGAGAATGGCCACGTTCCAGATGAATCATCCAGAAGTATATTATCTAGAGACACGGAAACAGAGGATAATGATAGAGAATTATCCTTGAGCCTCTTACGAGATTACTATTCTTTCAATCTCCAGCCACTTGAGTCCGATTCCGTTGTGAATCCTGGTAGTGTTACAAAGGTTTTAGTCAAGTGGAACGAGAAAGAGCATGAGAAATATGACTCAAGCTACTTGAATGATCTACCTAAGGTTCATAAAAATGTCTTGGCAAAGAAGACAATGCAAGAGGGaatatctttgttttcatgCTTGGAAGCCTTTCTAGCAGAAGAGCCTCTAGGACCAGATGACATGTGGTATTGTCCTGGTTGCAAAGAACATAGACAAGCGAACAAGAAGCTAGACTTGTGGAAGTTGCCAGATATTCTTGTGTTCCACCTGAAACGGTTCACGTATAGCAGATATTTCAAGAATAAGATTGATACGTTAGTGAACTTCCATATTCACGATCTAGATCTTAGCAAGTACGTAAAGAACGAAGACGGTCAGTCATATCTTTACGAGCTGTATGCGATTAGCAATCATTATGGTGGCCTTGGAGGTGGTCACTACACTGCTTACGCTAAGGTATTGTGTCTTTTGTTATCTATATTGATTTTGCATGCATTCCTAATAAGTCTAGTGGCAAATACATCGAAACTAACGTGTAGTGGCTGTTTGCTTCTGCAGTTGATGGATGAGACCAAATGGTATAATTTTGATGACAGCCGTGTTTCAGCTGTAAATGAATCCGAGATCAAGACTTCGGCTGCTTACGTTTTGTTCTATCAAAGAGTGAAAAGTGATTCAGAGACATCGGATATGAAAATGGATTAGTCGGAACAGGCCCAACATTTTTCAGGATTCATGACAAAGTTTACTCAAGATCCATTCATTGAcctaatatttttattctaaagCTGATTGAGTAAATAGCGTTTAGATTCTAAAGACTGTATCgttagatttttttacttctttttttcccagTGAGGGAAAAAATTTGGGCAgtgaaaaacatattattgATTGGGAATATAGAAGTGAATTAAATGTGTGATCCTCAATTCCTCATACTACATAAGGTGCAAAATGAATTTCTAACATAAAGATTATAGGAGtaataaaaacgaaaaatagCCGTGAAAATAgctcaagtaaaaaaaatatctggAATTTAGAAGAATGCAAATGGCTTCAGGACAACTTTAACTTCTAGTAAGTTAAACTCGAGTTTCGTGTAATCAAAGTAAGTGTCTCGCCAGTAACATGCTCACCACCAATGACAATATTGCCcctttcccttttcttttcccctgcaataaggaaacaaaattcattttgtTGCAAATACTTATATTGGAACGAACcatttctctaatttttttattgtttttttttattcttaaaaatggGATAACATTTTAGTGCATAACAAAGTTTTAGACTTAAGGTTGAAAAAACGAATCTAATgctttacttaaaaaaaagatatcaactttaacgaaaaagaaaattcgAAGAATCTTACCGTTACCGGAGAAGCCGAAATTGCTAAATAACCAGTGGACGCACTATCCGGGGCCACCGGAGAAACCGGAAACACCGGTGACTTATCCCTTCCTCCACCGCTACTACTATTCCCACCACCGGTACCACCACCACTAGCACCTCTCACGACATCGTTTAAAGCAAACCCAAGTGAATAAGCCTGAGTCCCATCAGGTTTAAACAAGCCATAATTCCTCTCCGACGTCGGACCAGGTTTCAAATTCTCATTAAAAAGGGCAAAAACGTAAATACTTAGATCATTATTAGGCTTCAAGGGCGTTTTAGTCTTTTTAccactcatcatcatcttaaTCAAGTTTCCGTTATACCTCTTCGCATTCTCCGGCGTAGCTCCGACCTCATCGTCGTCACCTTTCGATGGCCACCCAGTCTCCGATATCTCAACTCTCAACGATTTAAACCCCGCCGCCGCTAAAGCAGAGTAGACAGCGTCGATCTGAGCGAACAACATGTTATCGTAGTGAAAACCGGTGGCCGGATCTACGATTCCTTGATTAGGTTGAAACAGAACGAAATCTAAAGGAACTTCTTTAGGGTTTCCTTTGTAAGCGAAGAAAGGATACGCGTTGATTAAGAACGGAGAATCAGTTTTCCGGTGAAATTCTAAGATCGGAGTTAGCGAATCGAGTAGATCCGGTTGAAACTCGCCGGCGGAAGGTGGGAATGAGGATTTGAGGATCGAGAGAGAATGCGCGGTGGTGACGGAGATTTGATCGGAGAGACCGGCGGTGATTAAAGCAGAGTGAACTCCTTGCATCGCTGGGAGGAGATTGGTAGTGAGTGAAGAGTCGTTGAGAGCGAGGATTTCGTTACCGATAGTTATGCATGTGATGTTAGTCGCAGGTAAAAATGGAGTAACG
This sequence is a window from Arabidopsis thaliana chromosome 1 sequence. Protein-coding genes within it:
- a CDS encoding Glycosyl hydrolase superfamily protein (Glycosyl hydrolase superfamily protein; FUNCTIONS IN: cation binding, hydrolase activity, hydrolyzing O-glycosyl compounds, catalytic activity; INVOLVED IN: carbohydrate metabolic process; LOCATED IN: anchored to plasma membrane, plasma membrane, anchored to membrane; EXPRESSED IN: 18 plant structures; EXPRESSED DURING: 12 growth stages; CONTAINS InterPro DOMAIN/s: Glycoside hydrolase, catalytic core (InterPro:IPR017853), Glycoside hydrolase, family 17 (InterPro:IPR000490), Glycoside hydrolase, subgroup, catalytic core (InterPro:IPR013781); BEST Arabidopsis thaliana protein match is: beta-1,3-glucanase_putative (TAIR:AT5G42100.1); Has 2148 Blast hits to 2131 proteins in 126 species: Archae - 0; Bacteria - 0; Metazoa - 3; Fungi - 2; Plants - 2133; Viruses - 0; Other Eukaryotes - 10 (source: NCBI BLink).); this encodes MELTSFHRSSLLFLISLTLIILPTTTTSIGVNYGQIGDNLPSPTDVIPLIKSIGATKVKLYDANPQILKAFSNTGIEFIIGLGNEYLSKMKDPSKALTWIKQNVTPFLPATNITCITIGNEILALNDSSLTTNLLPAMQGVHSALITAGLSDQISVTTAHSLSILKSSFPPSAGEFQPDLLDSLTPILEFHRKTDSPFLINAYPFFAYKGNPKEVPLDFVLFQPNQGIVDPATGFHYDNMLFAQIDAVYSALAAAGFKSLRVEISETGWPSKGDDDEVGATPENAKRYNGNLIKMMMSGKKTKTPLKPNNDLSIYVFALFNENLKPGPTSERNYGLFKPDGTQAYSLGFALNDVVRGASGGGTGGGNSSSGGGRDKSPVFPVSPVAPDSASTGYLAISASPVTGKRKGKGAILSLVVSMLLARHLL